A genomic region of Gemmata massiliana contains the following coding sequences:
- a CDS encoding DUF4912 domain-containing protein — protein MKTAGSLTDRSKKELAELARRRGVRGWDGMDKPALLKALSKTPAATKPVAKPTKIAAKPTVKVAAKVTKVKKAQPEKGAPVRPTQPVKATAPKPKPKVVAKNSSPAKPEPKIKAVAPTVGKSAVNGSHKAPAVQVAKPVIQPKPAPATAAKPVTKSLVPPREPTKDATANKPFNPVTKDRILLAVSNPYWLNAYWELSSHSVQRAEAALRQDWHGAKLIIRLFDVTSGDTTSTSETPIRDIVLHGTGQNWYIDVPQPPRAYRADIGYVSKRGDFYVLARSNVVTPPKAGVGEAVEGIDAGWDDDDAKWKAERILAMSTGFESTGNPELRELFEERLGRPIGPPKQTAFGTGAVPPGSVKKFFFEIDAKLIVFGRTDPAAHLTLNNDPIKLNSDGTFRMTFNLPDSRQIIPAVAASADGVEERTIVLAVERNTKHLDPMIHDQMNEV, from the coding sequence ATGAAGACTGCTGGCTCACTGACAGACCGGTCCAAGAAGGAACTGGCTGAACTGGCCCGACGACGCGGGGTCCGCGGTTGGGACGGGATGGATAAACCCGCTCTCCTCAAAGCACTTTCTAAAACTCCTGCGGCTACAAAACCCGTGGCCAAACCGACCAAGATTGCGGCCAAACCGACCGTGAAGGTCGCGGCCAAAGTCACGAAGGTGAAAAAGGCGCAACCCGAAAAGGGCGCGCCGGTACGCCCGACTCAACCGGTAAAGGCTACCGCGCCGAAGCCGAAACCTAAAGTTGTTGCCAAGAATTCGAGCCCGGCCAAGCCCGAACCGAAGATCAAGGCGGTCGCACCCACGGTTGGTAAATCCGCCGTGAACGGCTCGCACAAGGCGCCCGCGGTTCAGGTCGCGAAGCCGGTGATTCAGCCTAAACCAGCGCCGGCGACTGCTGCCAAGCCGGTGACGAAGTCGCTGGTCCCGCCGCGCGAACCGACGAAGGATGCGACCGCGAACAAGCCGTTCAACCCGGTCACGAAGGACCGGATTCTGCTCGCGGTGTCCAACCCGTACTGGTTGAACGCCTACTGGGAGCTGTCCAGCCATTCCGTGCAGCGCGCGGAGGCGGCGCTCCGTCAGGATTGGCACGGTGCCAAGCTCATCATCCGGTTGTTCGATGTGACCAGCGGTGATACGACCAGCACTTCGGAAACGCCCATCCGGGACATTGTGCTCCACGGGACGGGGCAGAACTGGTACATCGACGTACCGCAACCGCCGCGTGCGTATCGGGCGGACATCGGTTACGTCTCGAAGCGCGGCGATTTCTACGTGCTCGCCCGCTCGAACGTGGTGACCCCGCCGAAGGCCGGTGTGGGCGAGGCGGTCGAGGGCATTGACGCGGGCTGGGACGACGACGACGCGAAGTGGAAGGCCGAGCGCATCCTCGCGATGTCCACCGGCTTCGAGTCCACCGGCAATCCGGAACTCCGCGAACTGTTTGAGGAGCGCCTGGGTCGTCCGATCGGGCCCCCGAAGCAGACCGCGTTCGGCACCGGGGCCGTTCCGCCGGGGAGCGTGAAAAAGTTCTTCTTCGAGATCGACGCGAAGCTGATCGTATTCGGCCGCACCGATCCCGCCGCGCACCTGACGCTCAACAACGATCCGATCAAGCTGAACTCGGACGGCACGTTTCGGATGACGTTCAACTTGCCGGACAGTCGGCAGATCATCCCCGCAGTGGCCGCGAGTGCGGACGGTGTCGAGGAACGCACCATCGTCCTCGCAGTCGAACGCAACACGAAGCACCTCGACCCGATGATCCACGACCAGATGAACGAAGTGTGA
- a CDS encoding AtpZ/AtpI family protein, whose product MNRDRATSDYSGLALIGTAVTELVAPILIGVWADNRFGWAPWGLVIGTTIGFVGGIGHLLLIASRADKTNKTKSGESDGPSKPVS is encoded by the coding sequence GTGAATCGCGACCGCGCCACGAGCGATTACAGCGGACTGGCCCTGATCGGGACCGCCGTAACCGAACTCGTCGCTCCCATTCTGATCGGGGTCTGGGCGGACAACCGGTTCGGCTGGGCGCCGTGGGGATTGGTGATCGGTACGACGATCGGGTTCGTGGGCGGCATCGGGCACTTGTTACTGATCGCCAGCCGCGCGGACAAAACGAACAAAACGAAGTCGGGCGAGAGCGACGGGCCGAGTAAACCGGTTTCTTAG
- the atpB gene encoding F0F1 ATP synthase subunit A, with product MAQNPLEHVLDHHEWLGPFSKYQVLLVVAAIAVAVPYILLARRVKDGTPPRGPFWNFLEMLLLFIRDEVARPNIHGGHDHDEPHGVHDAITEQTHAHHGAVAKPHVHFADRYVPFLWTLFLFILGCNLLGMVPFLGSPTAELSVTLVLALAVFFVIHVSALIKLGIGKYVMSYVPRLKGDNLVMTLFLSVLIVPLITVIEVMGAFIRAGVLAIRLFANIFAGHVALGVIMTFALADPIAGGLSPGGTVAAVVMATALSVLELFVAFLQAFVFVLLTSIFLGMQLNPEH from the coding sequence ATGGCGCAGAATCCGCTCGAGCACGTGCTCGATCACCACGAATGGCTAGGGCCGTTCTCCAAATACCAGGTTCTGCTGGTTGTTGCAGCGATCGCCGTCGCAGTCCCCTACATCCTGCTTGCGCGCCGCGTGAAGGACGGTACTCCACCACGCGGACCGTTCTGGAACTTCCTCGAGATGCTCCTATTGTTCATCCGCGACGAGGTCGCGAGACCGAACATTCACGGTGGGCACGATCACGACGAACCGCACGGCGTTCACGACGCCATTACCGAACAAACGCACGCACATCACGGGGCCGTGGCTAAACCGCACGTCCACTTCGCGGACCGCTATGTGCCGTTCCTGTGGACACTGTTCCTGTTCATCCTCGGGTGCAACCTGCTCGGGATGGTGCCGTTCCTCGGTTCACCGACAGCGGAACTGAGCGTCACGCTCGTTCTCGCGCTCGCGGTGTTCTTCGTGATCCACGTGTCCGCACTCATCAAACTCGGAATCGGCAAATACGTAATGTCGTATGTCCCGCGGCTCAAGGGTGACAACCTCGTAATGACCCTGTTCCTCTCGGTGCTGATCGTCCCGCTTATCACCGTCATTGAGGTGATGGGGGCGTTCATCCGGGCCGGGGTGCTCGCCATTCGTTTGTTCGCCAACATTTTCGCCGGGCACGTCGCGTTGGGCGTGATTATGACCTTCGCCCTCGCCGACCCGATCGCCGGTGGACTCTCGCCCGGGGGCACGGTCGCGGCCGTCGTTATGGCCACCGCCCTCAGCGTACTCGAACTGTTCGTCGCCTTCCTCCAGGCGTTCGTCTTCGTCCTGTTAACGTCGATTTTCTTGGGCATGCAACTGAACCCGGAACACTAA
- a CDS encoding ATP synthase F0 subunit C yields the protein MAAGDTPPQQQPAASAANSGAGLGAGIGAGLAIVGAGIGIGLVGWSALAAIARQPEQKGAIQVNMIVLAALVEGAAIIALLVICFALVNKA from the coding sequence CTGGCCGCGGGTGATACCCCTCCCCAGCAACAACCGGCCGCGTCCGCAGCGAACTCCGGCGCGGGCCTCGGTGCCGGTATCGGTGCGGGGCTGGCCATCGTCGGTGCGGGCATCGGGATCGGGCTGGTCGGCTGGTCGGCTCTCGCCGCCATCGCCCGTCAGCCGGAACAGAAGGGTGCGATCCAGGTTAACATGATCGTTCTGGCCGCGCTCGTTGAAGGTGCCGCCATCATCGCGCTGCTCGTGATCTGCTTCGCGCTTGTTAACAAAGCCTGA
- a CDS encoding F0F1 ATP synthase subunit B family protein translates to MTTFVRTAGAIAAVLLLPALAVAADAPGGQTNILKPDLVNSIVTVVVFGALLAILYTFAWGPILKGLQAREEAQFQAIADAKKAKEEAAALRTQLAAEMAKAADQVRAILDEARRDAEALKVAEREVGVKEAQAERERAARDLASERDALLKEVSQRAVDLASIMATKAIRQQVTIEKQSALVDDSIAELNASASRA, encoded by the coding sequence ATGACCACCTTCGTCCGGACGGCGGGCGCGATCGCCGCTGTCCTGCTGTTGCCGGCCCTGGCGGTAGCTGCCGATGCGCCCGGCGGGCAGACAAATATTCTGAAGCCGGACCTCGTTAACTCAATCGTGACGGTGGTCGTGTTCGGCGCGCTGCTCGCGATCCTGTACACGTTCGCGTGGGGGCCGATCCTCAAAGGGCTTCAGGCCCGTGAGGAGGCTCAGTTCCAGGCCATCGCCGACGCGAAGAAGGCGAAAGAAGAGGCCGCGGCCCTGCGCACGCAGCTCGCCGCGGAAATGGCCAAGGCCGCCGACCAAGTGCGGGCGATCCTGGACGAGGCCCGGCGCGATGCCGAAGCCCTCAAGGTCGCCGAGCGTGAGGTCGGAGTCAAGGAGGCCCAGGCCGAGCGCGAGCGTGCCGCCCGGGATCTCGCGAGCGAGCGAGACGCCCTTCTCAAGGAAGTGAGCCAGCGGGCTGTTGACCTCGCCTCGATCATGGCGACCAAGGCCATTCGCCAGCAAGTGACGATCGAGAAGCAGAGTGCGCTGGTGGACGACTCGATCGCGGAACTCAACGCGAGCGCGAGCCGGGCGTAA
- a CDS encoding F0F1 ATP synthase subunit delta — MANVETKHETVLDAGTTRSRLARIYAEALLAAAAQKSPQVIDEVGAELSDFVRSVVIENPAVGTFIANPTVGKKAKTAALATALNGRASELLRGLVTVLAHNNRLDLLRGIAAAYRGLLDDRAGRVRVRVASAAPLSDTQQSELTTGLQKLLRQEPVLDVRVDPDLLGGLVIQVGDSVIDTSVRTRLRSLRTLLLDKGGSNGNN, encoded by the coding sequence ATGGCGAACGTCGAAACCAAACACGAGACCGTTCTGGACGCGGGAACCACGCGGTCGCGGCTCGCGCGTATCTACGCCGAGGCGCTGCTCGCGGCTGCGGCCCAGAAGTCACCCCAAGTCATCGACGAAGTCGGCGCCGAACTGTCCGACTTCGTCCGCTCGGTTGTGATTGAGAACCCCGCTGTCGGGACGTTCATCGCGAACCCGACCGTCGGCAAGAAGGCGAAGACCGCGGCCCTCGCGACAGCCCTGAACGGCCGCGCCTCCGAGTTGCTCCGCGGGCTGGTCACCGTCCTCGCACACAACAACCGGCTCGACCTGCTCCGCGGGATCGCTGCCGCGTACCGCGGGCTGCTCGACGACCGCGCCGGCCGCGTGCGGGTCAGGGTCGCCAGCGCCGCCCCGCTCTCAGACACCCAACAATCCGAACTCACGACGGGCCTTCAGAAGCTCCTGCGTCAGGAACCTGTTTTGGACGTGCGCGTGGACCCCGACCTGCTCGGCGGGCTGGTGATCCAGGTGGGCGACTCGGTCATCGACACCTCCGTCCGCACGCGCCTCCGGTCTCTCCGTACACTCTTGCTCGATAAGGGCGGCAGCAATGGCAACAACTAA
- the atpA gene encoding F0F1 ATP synthase subunit alpha, producing MATTKISAGEIISVLTHEISSFDSKVETRSVGQVLEVGDGIARCYGLSEVMAGELVDFPQAGIKGLAFNLEENSVSVIILGDYLKVTEGMEVRTTGELLSVPVGEGMIGRVVDTLGNPVDGKGPIATTKRRLVESPAPGIVDRQPVKQPLQTGIKAIDSMTPVGRGQRELIIGDRKTGKTAIAIDTIINQKEENVICVYVACGQMESKVAGVVEILRKTGAMDYTIVVVASASDAAPLQYLAPYAGAAMAEYFTYEHGRDTLCVYDDLSKQAAAYRQLSLLVRRPPGREAYPGDVFYAHSRLLERSAKLAEKWVIVDSNTDATNVAAHWGINKAGNPIEKRGPGDEGMVYVGPGEKGGYDQAKHDLKAFPGAKIVKVAGSGGSLTALPIIETLEGEVSAYIPTNVISITDGQIYLQPDLKNAGVLPAVDVGISVSRVGGNAQIGAMKHKTVAGGLKLALAQFRELEAFAQLGTDLDKVTQAQLDRGYRMVEILKQGQYKPLNVIDQIMIIYAGNSGGLDKVDRKQVKAWEEQFLKFMKEQKPETRALLAKEKKMSDEVIKALDAAIAEFQPQFKGY from the coding sequence ATGGCAACAACTAAAATCAGCGCCGGCGAGATCATCAGCGTTCTGACCCACGAGATCAGCAGCTTCGACAGTAAGGTCGAGACGCGCTCGGTCGGGCAGGTTCTTGAGGTCGGCGACGGGATCGCCCGGTGCTACGGGCTGTCCGAGGTCATGGCCGGCGAACTCGTGGACTTCCCGCAAGCCGGGATCAAGGGCCTCGCGTTCAACCTCGAAGAGAACTCGGTCTCCGTCATCATCCTCGGCGACTACCTGAAGGTCACCGAAGGGATGGAAGTGCGGACGACGGGCGAGCTGCTGTCGGTGCCGGTCGGCGAGGGGATGATCGGCCGCGTGGTCGACACGCTCGGCAACCCGGTCGACGGCAAGGGGCCGATCGCGACCACGAAGCGCCGGCTCGTGGAAAGCCCGGCCCCCGGGATCGTCGACCGCCAGCCCGTGAAACAGCCGCTCCAAACGGGTATCAAGGCCATCGACTCGATGACCCCTGTGGGCCGCGGCCAGCGCGAACTGATCATCGGCGACCGCAAGACGGGTAAGACCGCCATCGCGATCGACACGATCATCAACCAGAAGGAAGAGAACGTCATCTGCGTGTACGTCGCGTGCGGGCAGATGGAATCGAAGGTCGCGGGCGTGGTCGAGATCCTGCGGAAGACGGGCGCGATGGACTACACCATCGTCGTCGTGGCGTCCGCGTCCGACGCGGCCCCGCTCCAGTACCTCGCCCCCTACGCGGGCGCGGCGATGGCCGAGTATTTCACCTACGAGCACGGACGCGACACGCTCTGCGTGTACGACGACTTGTCGAAGCAAGCCGCCGCGTACCGTCAGCTCTCGCTGCTCGTGCGCCGGCCCCCGGGTCGTGAGGCGTACCCCGGTGACGTGTTCTACGCCCACTCCCGCCTGCTCGAACGGTCCGCGAAACTGGCCGAGAAGTGGGTCATCGTCGACAGCAACACCGACGCCACAAACGTTGCGGCTCATTGGGGTATCAACAAGGCCGGCAACCCGATCGAGAAGCGCGGACCGGGCGACGAGGGCATGGTGTACGTCGGGCCGGGCGAAAAGGGCGGGTACGACCAAGCCAAGCACGACCTCAAGGCGTTCCCCGGCGCGAAGATCGTGAAGGTCGCGGGGAGCGGCGGGTCGCTGACCGCGCTGCCGATCATCGAGACGCTCGAAGGCGAAGTGTCGGCGTACATCCCGACGAACGTGATCTCGATCACCGACGGCCAGATCTACCTCCAGCCCGACCTGAAGAACGCGGGTGTACTGCCCGCGGTGGACGTCGGTATCTCGGTGTCCCGCGTCGGTGGGAACGCCCAGATTGGTGCGATGAAGCACAAGACGGTCGCCGGTGGTCTGAAGCTCGCACTCGCCCAGTTCCGCGAACTCGAAGCGTTCGCGCAGCTCGGTACCGACCTCGACAAAGTCACCCAAGCTCAGCTCGACCGCGGGTACCGCATGGTCGAGATCCTGAAGCAAGGCCAATACAAGCCGCTGAACGTGATCGATCAGATCATGATCATCTACGCCGGTAACAGCGGCGGGCTGGACAAGGTCGACCGCAAGCAGGTGAAGGCCTGGGAAGAGCAGTTCCTCAAGTTCATGAAGGAACAGAAGCCGGAAACCCGCGCCCTGCTCGCCAAAGAAAAGAAGATGTCCGACGAGGTCATCAAGGCACTCGATGCGGCCATCGCCGAGTTCCAACCGCAGTTCAAGGGTTACTAG
- the atpG gene encoding ATP synthase F1 subunit gamma has protein sequence MANLRVLVKRRKAVRNIRKITKTMELIATSRFQRALKRAQEAESYTRKIAELAADLSKNASEVSHPLLATRPVKKTLVLVITANRGLCGGYNGGVLREAVQVTRQLAATTAPFDLEVAGKRGIAFFKFQGVPRTREYTNFEDKPTFAEVDAVASRYIDLYISGQIDEVKVAYTKFITAARQQAVVETLLPLSSVEVASSKPAAAASTPEAGGADTKTDYEFIPDAAEILEELVPAALKVRLFKMFLDAAVSEQIARRVAMKAATENAGDLIKDITRVYNRTRQANITKEISELIAGSEALK, from the coding sequence ATGGCAAACCTTCGTGTCCTCGTGAAGCGCCGCAAGGCGGTGCGGAACATCCGCAAGATCACGAAGACGATGGAACTGATCGCGACGTCCCGGTTCCAGCGTGCCCTCAAGCGCGCCCAGGAAGCCGAGTCGTACACGCGCAAGATCGCCGAACTCGCGGCCGACCTGAGCAAGAACGCGAGCGAAGTGAGCCACCCGCTCCTCGCCACGCGCCCGGTGAAGAAGACACTGGTGCTCGTCATCACCGCGAACCGCGGGCTGTGCGGCGGGTACAACGGCGGCGTCCTCCGCGAAGCGGTCCAGGTCACGCGCCAACTCGCCGCGACCACCGCACCCTTCGACCTCGAAGTGGCCGGCAAGCGCGGGATCGCGTTCTTCAAGTTCCAGGGCGTCCCGCGGACGCGGGAGTACACGAACTTTGAGGACAAGCCGACGTTCGCGGAAGTGGACGCGGTCGCGAGCCGGTACATCGACCTCTACATCTCGGGGCAGATCGACGAGGTGAAGGTCGCTTACACGAAGTTCATCACCGCGGCCCGGCAGCAGGCAGTCGTGGAAACGCTGCTCCCGCTGTCGTCGGTCGAGGTCGCATCGAGCAAGCCTGCCGCAGCCGCATCGACGCCGGAAGCGGGTGGGGCGGACACGAAGACCGATTACGAGTTCATCCCGGACGCGGCCGAGATCCTCGAAGAGCTGGTCCCCGCAGCCCTGAAGGTGCGGCTGTTCAAGATGTTCCTGGACGCGGCCGTGAGCGAACAGATCGCCCGTCGCGTCGCGATGAAGGCCGCGACCGAGAACGCCGGCGACCTCATCAAGGACATCACGCGGGTCTACAACCGCACGCGCCAGGCGAACATCACGAAGGAGATCTCGGAACTCATCGCCGGGTCCGAGGCATTGAAGTAA
- a CDS encoding DUF1569 domain-containing protein, protein MAEGREMPERRKLTFATLDDAVRDAENLLAKGYDRAGNWDLAQVCFHLAEWMRFPLEGFPRLPLVLRPAFWLVRATAGKKIRNKVLANGFPAGGQTMPQTVFQPGGDANAAVAKLKDVAERFQGYMGPIHPSPLFGALNKGEALQLQLLHCAHHLSFLVPE, encoded by the coding sequence ATGGCTGAGGGCCGCGAAATGCCCGAGCGCCGAAAGCTGACGTTCGCCACACTCGACGACGCGGTTCGCGACGCAGAGAATTTGCTCGCGAAGGGGTACGACAGGGCCGGTAACTGGGATCTGGCGCAGGTGTGTTTTCACCTCGCCGAGTGGATGCGATTCCCACTCGAAGGCTTTCCCCGATTACCGCTCGTTTTGCGGCCCGCGTTCTGGTTAGTGCGGGCAACGGCTGGCAAGAAAATTCGGAACAAAGTCCTCGCCAACGGGTTCCCGGCGGGCGGGCAGACAATGCCCCAAACCGTGTTCCAACCCGGTGGCGACGCGAACGCGGCCGTCGCGAAACTGAAGGATGTGGCCGAGCGATTTCAGGGGTACATGGGACCGATTCACCCATCACCCCTGTTCGGCGCACTTAACAAAGGTGAGGCGCTCCAGCTTCAACTGCTGCATTGTGCGCACCACCTGAGTTTCTTGGTTCCGGAGTAG
- the atpD gene encoding F0F1 ATP synthase subunit beta produces MVSTATKSGKIVQIIGSTFDVEFEEGHLPAIYNALKISTKTAGGTVINLTGEVQQHLGGSRVRCVALGSTDGLVRGIDVEDTGAPVSVPVGLETLGRVFNLLGDPIDGGGPVKTEGKRSIHREPPKFDELSPKSEVLVTGIKVIDLLTPLARGGKAGLFGGAGLGKTVILTELINRIAKIYKGYSVFAGVGERTREGNDLWLEMQETKTSAAADAKSVLESCAMVFGQMNEPPGARLRVALSALTMAEWFRDVTGTETLLFVDNIFRFSQAGSEVSALLGRMPSAVGYQPTLATEMGELQERITTTKDGAITSVQAVYVPADDPTDPAPANTFQHLDAFIYLERSISEKGIYPAIDPLASNSRLLDPQFVGERHFAVADRVKRILQRYRELQDIIAILGVEELSEEDKKVVARARRIERFLSQPFFVAEPFTGKPGNFTKLEDTIRSFEELCDGKWDNVPEGAFMYVGTIEEVAAAAEEAAKKAGK; encoded by the coding sequence ATGGTTTCCACCGCAACCAAGTCCGGCAAGATCGTGCAGATCATCGGGTCCACGTTCGACGTGGAGTTCGAGGAGGGGCACCTGCCCGCGATCTACAACGCGCTGAAGATCAGCACGAAGACCGCGGGCGGCACGGTCATCAACCTGACGGGCGAGGTCCAGCAGCACCTCGGCGGCAGCCGCGTGCGGTGCGTCGCCCTCGGGAGCACCGACGGTCTGGTCCGCGGGATCGATGTCGAGGACACCGGGGCGCCCGTGTCGGTGCCGGTCGGCCTCGAAACGCTCGGCCGCGTGTTCAACCTGCTCGGTGATCCGATCGACGGCGGCGGCCCGGTCAAGACCGAGGGCAAACGCTCGATCCACCGCGAACCGCCGAAGTTCGACGAACTGTCGCCGAAGTCCGAAGTCCTCGTCACCGGCATCAAGGTCATCGACCTGCTCACGCCGCTCGCGCGTGGTGGTAAGGCCGGTCTGTTCGGTGGGGCCGGTCTCGGCAAGACGGTTATTCTCACCGAGCTGATTAACCGTATCGCGAAGATCTATAAGGGCTACTCGGTGTTCGCGGGCGTGGGCGAGCGGACCCGCGAAGGAAACGACCTCTGGCTCGAAATGCAGGAAACGAAGACCAGCGCCGCCGCCGACGCGAAGAGCGTGCTCGAGAGCTGTGCGATGGTGTTCGGCCAGATGAACGAGCCGCCGGGCGCCCGCCTCCGCGTCGCGCTGTCGGCCCTGACAATGGCCGAGTGGTTCCGCGACGTGACCGGGACCGAAACGCTGCTGTTCGTGGACAACATCTTCCGGTTCTCGCAGGCCGGTTCGGAAGTGTCCGCGCTCCTCGGCCGTATGCCGAGCGCCGTGGGTTACCAACCGACGCTCGCCACCGAAATGGGTGAGCTTCAGGAACGCATCACGACAACGAAGGACGGGGCCATCACCTCGGTACAGGCCGTGTACGTGCCGGCCGACGACCCCACCGACCCGGCCCCGGCCAACACGTTCCAGCACCTGGATGCGTTCATCTACCTCGAACGGTCGATCTCCGAAAAGGGGATCTACCCGGCCATTGACCCGCTCGCGTCGAACAGCCGTCTGCTCGACCCGCAGTTCGTCGGCGAGCGCCACTTCGCGGTGGCCGACCGGGTGAAGCGCATCCTCCAGCGGTACCGCGAGCTCCAGGACATCATCGCGATCCTCGGGGTCGAAGAACTGAGCGAAGAAGACAAGAAGGTCGTGGCCCGTGCCCGCCGCATCGAGCGGTTCCTCAGCCAGCCGTTCTTCGTGGCCGAGCCGTTTACCGGGAAACCGGGTAACTTCACGAAGCTCGAAGACACGATCCGCAGCTTCGAGGAACTGTGCGACGGCAAGTGGGACAACGTGCCGGAAGGTGCGTTCATGTACGTCGGCACGATCGAAGAGGTCGCCGCCGCCGCCGAGGAAGCCGCGAAGAAGGCCGGGAAGTAA
- a CDS encoding F0F1 ATP synthase subunit epsilon, whose amino-acid sequence MADTRQPEPNQMSNTASGNLRVVVVTPERAVLDEAAEMVILPMIDGELGVQRGRAPLIGRLGAGELRLNSESGITRWFIDAGFVQVRSNVVTVLTAKAQPASEVTPEMVTAAANEAAALPATNAVERANKAKANDRASGLKRVADKNTSA is encoded by the coding sequence ATGGCTGACACCCGTCAGCCGGAGCCGAACCAGATGTCGAACACCGCGAGCGGGAACCTCCGCGTCGTCGTCGTCACCCCGGAACGGGCCGTGCTCGACGAGGCCGCGGAGATGGTCATCCTGCCGATGATTGATGGCGAACTCGGGGTGCAACGGGGCCGCGCCCCGCTCATCGGCCGTCTTGGAGCGGGCGAGTTGCGGCTCAACAGCGAATCGGGCATCACGCGGTGGTTCATCGACGCCGGGTTCGTACAGGTGCGGTCGAACGTGGTCACTGTGCTGACCGCGAAGGCCCAGCCTGCGTCCGAAGTCACGCCCGAAATGGTGACCGCCGCCGCGAACGAGGCGGCCGCGCTCCCCGCAACGAACGCCGTCGAGCGTGCGAACAAGGCGAAGGCCAACGATCGCGCGTCCGGTCTCAAGAGAGTCGCCGACAAGAACACAAGCGCGTAA
- a CDS encoding acyl-CoA desaturase, producing MRAVFAPLRFLTARAAFTVGPVFVVHIALFAVPFVEFTIWSVVTMLVVSRLIGLGVTAGFHRCLTHHSFKTSRGFQFVLTAVGCAALQKGPLWWAAQHRLHHKHSDTPDDPHSPVAKNFWHAHFGWLFTCAPGVTDARSIRDLTKYPELVWLDRLWVLPGLLLATFCYALLGWNGLVYGYCLTTVLVLHVTFAINSVAHLFGRKRFGTGDGSRNNAPLGILALGEGWHNNHHRAPHSARHGFAWYEFDETYLFIRVLARFGIVWDVKLPSQRY from the coding sequence ATGCGAGCCGTTTTTGCACCCCTTCGATTCCTTACCGCCCGGGCCGCGTTTACAGTCGGCCCGGTATTTGTAGTTCACATCGCTCTCTTTGCCGTTCCGTTCGTCGAGTTCACCATCTGGTCAGTCGTGACGATGCTGGTGGTAAGCCGGCTCATCGGCCTGGGCGTGACCGCCGGGTTCCACCGTTGCCTTACGCACCACTCGTTCAAAACTTCTCGCGGGTTCCAATTCGTACTCACGGCTGTTGGTTGCGCGGCACTCCAAAAGGGGCCACTGTGGTGGGCGGCCCAGCACCGACTACACCACAAACATTCGGACACGCCCGACGATCCGCACTCCCCCGTCGCAAAAAACTTCTGGCACGCTCACTTCGGATGGCTCTTTACGTGCGCCCCGGGAGTTACGGACGCACGCTCGATCCGCGATCTCACGAAGTATCCCGAGTTGGTCTGGCTCGATCGCCTGTGGGTACTTCCCGGCTTGCTCCTCGCAACCTTCTGCTACGCCCTCCTGGGCTGGAACGGGTTGGTGTACGGTTACTGTTTAACAACGGTGCTGGTACTTCACGTCACGTTCGCGATCAACTCCGTGGCGCACCTGTTCGGACGGAAGCGGTTCGGCACCGGTGACGGCAGCCGGAACAACGCCCCGTTGGGCATTTTGGCACTGGGTGAAGGATGGCACAACAATCACCACCGCGCTCCCCATTCGGCGCGGCACGGATTCGCGTGGTACGAGTTCGATGAAACCTATCTGTTCATCCGCGTGCTCGCGCGGTTCGGGATTGTGTGGGACGTGAAACTCCCGTCCCAGAGATACTGA
- a CDS encoding RNA ligase family protein, which yields MLHYPKMPGSGAAPIGRCVAFDKLDGTNLHWCWERDFGWHAFGSRRDEFNLTETGIAKFNAAHPGLEEAAPVFLATIAEPLDAILRDHVNYAPFTTIKVFTEFLGPNSFAGAHKPGDPKQTLLFDVWAEGLGFVSPTQFVADFGHLPSPRVVYTEKLTGTFLESVREGKYGVAEGVVCKGGSGGGDVWMVKVKTYAYLARLKAAFGTRWEDYWE from the coding sequence ATGCTCCACTATCCGAAGATGCCCGGGAGCGGTGCCGCGCCGATCGGCCGGTGCGTCGCGTTCGACAAGCTCGACGGCACCAACTTGCACTGGTGCTGGGAGCGCGACTTCGGCTGGCACGCATTCGGTTCGCGCCGCGACGAGTTCAATCTGACCGAGACCGGCATCGCCAAGTTCAACGCCGCGCACCCCGGCTTGGAAGAGGCTGCGCCCGTATTCCTCGCCACGATCGCGGAGCCGCTGGACGCGATCCTGCGCGACCACGTCAACTACGCGCCGTTCACCACAATCAAAGTGTTTACCGAGTTCTTGGGGCCGAACTCGTTTGCCGGGGCACACAAGCCGGGTGATCCGAAACAGACGCTCCTCTTCGACGTGTGGGCCGAGGGTTTGGGCTTCGTCTCTCCAACACAGTTCGTGGCCGACTTCGGACACCTCCCATCGCCGCGTGTCGTTTACACTGAGAAACTCACCGGCACGTTCCTCGAATCGGTGCGCGAGGGGAAGTACGGCGTCGCGGAGGGTGTCGTGTGCAAGGGCGGGAGCGGGGGAGGGGACGTGTGGATGGTGAAAGTGAAGACGTATGCGTACCTCGCACGCCTGAAGGCCGCTTTCGGCACGCGGTGGGAAGATTACTGGGAATGA